From a single Atribacterota bacterium genomic region:
- a CDS encoding 2Fe-2S iron-sulfur cluster-binding protein: MKDLKKEKTTAPLVQIIIDGEKVRVEAGTTILDAATQAGIKIPTLCAMPEINHYPGSCRMCVVEVEGMPCLAASCVYPV; encoded by the coding sequence ATGAAAGATTTAAAGAAGGAGAAAACAACTGCACCCTTAGTCCAAATTATAATTGATGGGGAAAAAGTAAGGGTAGAGGCAGGGACGACAATTTTGGATGCAGCAACTCAAGCAGGAATAAAAATTCCGACACTTTGTGCTATGCCTGAAATCAATCATTATCCCGGTTCTTGCCGCATGTGTGTTGTGGAAGTAGAAGGAATGCCTTGTTTAGCTGCTTCCTGTGTATATCCGGTTC
- the nuoF gene encoding NADH-quinone oxidoreductase subunit NuoF — translation MIEKVRTQLLLCSGTSCMSNGAQQVKDSLEKALKEANLEKEVEIITTGCMGICELGPIMVVYPDGVFYQRLTPEDAREIVQEHILKGRVVQRLFYKKPKSEELVDMMENIEFFQLQKRIVRRNCGVIDVTTIDDYIGADGFMALGKALTEMTPQEVIEEIKKSGLRGRGGAGFPTGLKWDFAAKAKGEKKYILCNADEGDPGAFMDRSMLEGDAYSVLEAMIIGGYAIGANQGYIYVRAEYPLAIERLKIAVKEMRKHDLLGKNILNTGFDFDVEIRMGAGAFVCGEETALMRSIEGKRGEPRPRPPFPANQGLFEMPTVLNNVETLANIPYIIMHGAEKYASVGTEKSKGTKIFALAGNIYNTGLIEVPIGITLRDIVYKIGGGIPNNKEFKAVQIGGPSGGCIPAQHLDTKVDYESLKELGAIMGSGGLIVIDEDTCMVDLARYFMNFIQDESCGKCTPCREGTRVMLDILNRICEGKGKMEDLDILEELAYRIKDTALCGLGQTAPNPVLTTLKYFKDEYIEHIRDKKCRAGVCQSLLRYEIDPEKCVGCTVCAKKCPVNAITGEKKQPHKIDQNKCIKCGACYEACKFGAISKR, via the coding sequence AATTAGGTCCCATTATGGTGGTTTATCCTGATGGAGTATTCTATCAAAGATTAACACCTGAAGATGCCCGTGAGATTGTTCAGGAACATATTCTAAAAGGCAGAGTAGTACAACGACTCTTTTACAAGAAACCAAAGTCAGAAGAGTTGGTTGATATGATGGAAAATATTGAATTTTTCCAGTTACAAAAAAGAATTGTACGAAGAAATTGTGGTGTTATAGATGTCACCACCATTGATGATTATATAGGGGCAGATGGTTTTATGGCCCTGGGTAAAGCATTGACGGAGATGACCCCACAGGAAGTTATTGAGGAAATTAAAAAATCAGGATTAAGAGGCAGAGGTGGCGCAGGATTTCCCACAGGATTGAAATGGGACTTTGCAGCTAAAGCGAAAGGTGAAAAAAAATATATTTTATGTAATGCTGACGAAGGTGACCCTGGTGCATTTATGGACCGTAGTATGCTGGAAGGCGATGCCTATAGTGTTTTAGAAGCGATGATTATTGGTGGTTATGCCATTGGAGCTAATCAAGGTTATATTTATGTACGAGCTGAGTATCCCCTGGCAATAGAAAGATTAAAAATCGCTGTAAAAGAAATGAGAAAACACGATCTATTGGGGAAAAATATATTAAATACTGGGTTTGACTTTGATGTAGAAATAAGAATGGGGGCCGGAGCATTTGTCTGTGGTGAAGAGACCGCTTTGATGCGTTCTATTGAAGGAAAAAGAGGAGAGCCAAGACCGAGACCGCCTTTCCCTGCAAATCAGGGATTATTTGAAATGCCTACTGTTTTAAATAATGTAGAAACTCTGGCAAATATTCCTTATATTATCATGCATGGTGCTGAAAAGTATGCTTCTGTAGGCACCGAAAAGAGTAAAGGGACAAAGATATTTGCTTTAGCTGGCAATATTTACAATACTGGTTTAATTGAAGTTCCTATTGGAATCACTCTCAGAGACATTGTTTATAAAATTGGTGGAGGAATTCCTAATAATAAAGAATTTAAAGCAGTTCAAATTGGGGGACCATCTGGTGGATGTATTCCTGCACAACATCTCGATACCAAAGTTGATTATGAGTCCTTAAAAGAGTTAGGAGCAATTATGGGCTCCGGAGGATTAATAGTTATAGATGAAGATACCTGCATGGTTGACCTTGCCCGTTATTTTATGAACTTTATACAAGATGAATCATGTGGAAAATGCACCCCCTGTAGAGAAGGAACCAGAGTCATGTTAGATATATTAAACAGGATTTGTGAAGGTAAAGGGAAGATGGAAGATCTGGATATCCTGGAGGAATTAGCCTATAGAATCAAAGATACTGCTCTTTGTGGATTAGGACAAACTGCACCAAATCCTGTATTGACAACATTAAAATATTTTAAGGATGAATATATCGAGCATATTAGAGATAAAAAATGCAGGGCAGGAGTATGTCAATCATTACTTAGATATGAAATAGACCCTGAAAAGTGCGTTGGATGTACTGTTTGTGCTAAGAAATGCCCTGTTAATGCAATTACAGGAGAGAAAAAACAACCTCATAAAATTGACCAAAACAAGTGCATAAAATGCGGTGCGTGCTATGAAGCTTGTAAATTTGGTGCAATTAGTAAGCGTTAA